ATTTCATTTCATTTAAGGAGGAAGTTTACCGATGAACCGAAAAATTTGTTCACTTGCTGTTTTGGCCGGAATTGCACTTGTTTCAATGTCCGTGTCGGCGTGCACCTGGTTTCCGAACCGTCCGGGCGGTACACCGAGGCCGCAGGCGGTATGGCCGTCGCCGACCGCTATGTTGCCCGTCGCACCGTCACCGACGGTCGGCCCCGCCGCATTGGGGGACGAACGATTCCGCGTCGCCCAACACGTCGCCGATCGGATCGCGGAACTTCCCGGTGTCCGCCAAGCTAACGTGCTGGTAACGCCGGATTTCCGGGCGTATGTCGCGGTCGTCGTCGACTCGACGCCGTCGTCGCCGTCGGATCGCATCGAACAGCGCGTTGCTGACCGGGTCAAGGCTGCCGATCCGCGCATCCGCGATGTGTTCGTCTCGTCAAACCCTGAATTCGTGGATCGGGTCAACCGGTATGTCGAGGAAGCAAGAGCCGGCCGGCCGGTGGCGGGGTTTGTGGAGCAGCTCAATGAGATCGTCGTTCGGCTGTTCCCGAACGCCGTACGACCGTCGCCGTTGCCTTCGCCGCCCCGTCGAGGAACTGTCGCACCGTAAAGAGGGGATAAAGGCAAGGGAGGAACGAAAGATGGCGGACAAACCGGTTTTGGCGTATTTTCGCACGGAGGACGACGCACAGACCGCGCTGCGGCGGCTGCGCTCCGAAGTCCGTCTGGCCGACGCGCGCGTGGAGCGGATCGACCGCCTGAAGGGCGAGCTTCCCGAAATGCCGTTCAACCCGATCGCCGGCGGATTTCCCGGGCTCGGCTACTTGACGCTCGGAGCGCAGCCGATGACGACGGGCGAGCGCGTCCTTGCCGCCGCCGATCCCTCCGCAAGCGGACTTGCTTATGGAGACGAAACGGCGGGGGAAAACGTGCTCCTTACCGCCGTCGTCGACGATCGCGACCACGACCGTGCGCTCGACGTCGTCCGCGCAAACGGCGGCCGGCTCTAGATTTGTAGTCCATTTCGAAGACGCGGAGGCACCGACATGTCCGAAAAAAAGAAACGACGCCCTTCGCTCGCGCCCGGTATGATGGGGCACGATCCGCTCGAAAAAAAGGCGACGTCCGCCGACCGCAAAAAGGGCGATTTTACTCGAGTGACCCGTCTGTACATCGACCGGACTCCCGGCGACTGACCAAAGTCTCGAGCAGCTTCCGCATGTCGTCCGGCAGCGGGGCGCGCACCTGCAGACGGGTTTGCGTCCACGGGTGAAACCAGATCAGCTTTTCGCCGTGCAGGGCCTGGCGGCGGATCAGGCGCCGGGAGCCGCCGTACAGGCCGTCGCCGGCGATCGGATGGCCGATTGACGACAGGTGGACGCGGATCTGATGCGTCCGCCCCGTTTCCAGTTTCAGCCGCAGCAGCGTATGATCCTCGAACCTGTCCACCACGCGATAATGCGTAACGGCCGGTTCGCCGGTTGGGCTGACCCTCCGTTTCGTCGGATGGTGGCGGTGCTGGCCGATCGGCAAGTCGATCGTTCCTTCGTCGTCCTTCACCACGCCTTCGACGATTGCCACATATTCGCGCCCGATTCTTTTTTCCCGCATCGCGCGATCGAAAACGGCGTGGGCGAACTCGTTCTTGGCGAACAGGACGGGGCCGCTCGTTTCTTTGTCGAGCCGATGGATCGGCCGAACCCGGCATTTCTGGTCCGTGCAGGCGTAATAGGCGGCCACGGCATGCGCCAGCGTGCCGCGCTGGCCGGCGACGCTCGGATGAGCCTCGATGCCGGCGGGCTTATGAACGACAAGCGAAAAATCGTCCTCGTACAAGATGTTCAGTTCGGTGAAATCGGCATCCACGCCGGGTTCTTCTGGAGGAAACAGACGCAGGTGCAACGTTTGTCCCTGCAGCCGGACTCCGCCGCGCCGGATCAGGCCGGAACACACTTTCGGCGGAATCGGTAGGCGGGCGAGTACTTTGCCGAGCCCTTCCGCCGCCCAAGACGGCGGAACGCGGACTTCATACCAGGCCCCTTTGCGGCGACCGGAAGGTATCATGTCGTCAAAACCCCTTCTGTTAAAGCGGTTAAAGCGCGTTGGGACAACCGGATCGGTTCCCGAACCACCCGAGAAGGGATGAACCGTTCGACGAGTTCCCGCGGTTTTGCCGGTTCCGGACGGTCGATGAGCCCGCACCGGTATGCAAGCCAGCCGACGACCCGTTCCGCGGCGATCCCGCTTGCGCGAAGCCGTTGCAGCGTAATTTCTTCCCCGTGCCGTTTCGACAGCCGCCGTCCGTCGGGGCCGAGCCACAGCGGCGCGTGCGCGTACGCCGGCGGACGCAACTCCAACGCCTCGAACAGCAACAGTTGCCTCGGCGTGGAGTCCAGCAGATCGGAGCCGCGCCACACTTCGGTGACGCCCATTTCCGCATCGTCGACGACGACGGCCAACTGGTACGCGTAAACACCGTCCGAACGCCGGACGATAAAATCGCCGCCGGTGCCCGCCTCAAACGCGACAAACCCGTGCACCTCGTCCCGGAACGAAACCGGTCGGTCGGGCAAAGCGAACCGCCAGGACGGCCGCCGGATACTCGCGAGCCGCTCGCGTTCCGCCGACGACAGCCCCCTGCAGCGCCCCGGGTATGCCGGGCCTTCTGACGTCAGGCCGTGCGGAGCGTTTGCCGACTGCAACACGTCTTTTCGGCTGCAAAAGCAGGGATAGACGAGATTTTTGGACAACAGTCGCTCAAACGCTTCCCGGTAAACAGGTTCCCGTTCGCTCTGCCGGTAAGGCGCGTGCTGTCCGCCGACGTCCGGGCCTTCGTCCCAGTCGAGGCCGAGCCAGCGAAGGTCTTCTATCAGCCCCTGTTCATATTCGGGACGGCAGCGCGGGCGGTCGAGGTCTTCCAGCCGGAGCGCGATCGTCCCGTTTTTGCTGCGGGCGGACAGCCAGGCAAGCAGCGCCGTGCAGGCGTTGCCGAGATGCATGCGGCCCGAAGGCGTCGGCGCGAAACGGCCGCGGTGCTGTGTCATGTGAGCGATCACCCCGGACGTTCTTGATCTTAGCAAAAGATCGTCCGAAAAACAAACGGTGTTGCAACCGGTTGCAACCGGTTCGCATTCGGTTTATGATGGCAGTGAAGATCGTCACGTTCCGACCGAATGTTGAGGAGGGACCGGATTTCCATGAAAGAAAAAGGGGCGAGGCTTTGGATCATTCCGGACGGCTACATCCCGGAGCGCAGTTCGGGAG
Above is a genomic segment from Candidatus Reconcilbacillus cellulovorans containing:
- a CDS encoding tRNA glutamyl-Q(34) synthetase GluQRS, translating into MTQHRGRFAPTPSGRMHLGNACTALLAWLSARSKNGTIALRLEDLDRPRCRPEYEQGLIEDLRWLGLDWDEGPDVGGQHAPYRQSEREPVYREAFERLLSKNLVYPCFCSRKDVLQSANAPHGLTSEGPAYPGRCRGLSSAERERLASIRRPSWRFALPDRPVSFRDEVHGFVAFEAGTGGDFIVRRSDGVYAYQLAVVVDDAEMGVTEVWRGSDLLDSTPRQLLLFEALELRPPAYAHAPLWLGPDGRRLSKRHGEEITLQRLRASGIAAERVVGWLAYRCGLIDRPEPAKPRELVERFIPSRVVREPIRLSQRALTALTEGVLTT